In one window of Ruminococcus hominis DNA:
- a CDS encoding NAD(+)/NADH kinase, giving the protein MDRFYVITNQLKDTDYRITNEIKEYIEKNGKTCVIAQKDEEGYLIPGTVPKDIQCAIVLGGDGTLIRAARELEGYHIPLLGVNMGTLGYLAEVELHDYRTALDKLFAKEPEVEDRMMLRGSVNGGKSHVAVNDIVVTRSGELRVVHLDIYVNGALLNSYRADGVIISTPTGTTGYNLSAGGPIVEPTASMFVITPICSHALNASSVVLSAEDTIEVKVCEGRYGRQEHALVTFDGAEEIAVRTGDRVVVQKAEDTTKLIKLNKESFMITMREKMKGN; this is encoded by the coding sequence ATGGATAGATTTTATGTGATTACAAATCAATTAAAAGATACAGACTATCGAATAACAAATGAAATTAAAGAATACATTGAAAAAAATGGAAAAACTTGTGTAATCGCTCAAAAAGACGAAGAGGGTTATTTGATTCCGGGAACAGTGCCAAAAGATATACAATGTGCAATAGTTCTTGGAGGAGATGGGACTTTAATTCGTGCTGCAAGAGAATTGGAAGGATATCATATTCCATTACTTGGTGTAAACATGGGAACATTGGGGTATCTTGCAGAGGTAGAATTGCATGATTATCGTACAGCTCTGGACAAGTTGTTTGCAAAAGAGCCAGAAGTGGAAGATCGTATGATGTTGCGAGGAAGTGTTAATGGAGGAAAATCGCACGTTGCAGTGAATGATATTGTAGTGACGCGTTCGGGAGAGCTTCGTGTGGTACATCTGGATATTTATGTGAACGGAGCACTTTTAAATAGTTATCGTGCGGATGGAGTAATCATATCGACACCGACAGGAACAACAGGATATAATCTGTCTGCGGGAGGACCGATTGTTGAGCCAACGGCAAGTATGTTTGTAATTACTCCGATTTGTTCGCATGCACTTAATGCAAGTAGCGTCGTACTTTCGGCAGAGGATACAATAGAAGTAAAAGTCTGTGAAGGTAGATATGGAAGACAAGAGCATGCGTTAGTTACATTTGATGGGGCGGAAGAGATTGCTGTTCGTACAGGAGACCGTGTTGTGGTTCAAAAAGCTGAAGATACTACAAAGCTGATTAAATTGAATAAAGAAAGTTTCATGATAACTATGCGAGAAAAAATGAAAGGAAATTAG
- the recN gene encoding DNA repair protein RecN, which produces MLENLHVKNLALIDEVEVDFQPGLNILTGETGAGKSILLGSVNLALGGKYSADMLRTGAKFGLVELTFTIENEKLEKQLEAMDIYPEDGRIVLNRKLMEGRSVSKINGETVNMTTLREVACMLIDIHEQHVHQSLLHKRNHLVFLDLYAKDKIEPLKEKVAKAYHTYMDYQKKLDNFSMDERERQKEISLAEFEIHEIEEANLQDGEDEDLEQLYQRMAAGKKIAEAISEAYQYTSEDSSGNASDYLSRAIRALQDVSSVDEQGMSLYDQLSEIDSLLNDFNRELSDYAKSFEFSEEDFYETENRLNIINRLKTKFGNSVSEVLEYCEEKKQRLNELEDYEACMNELKEKLQSAEEEYVKQANALTMEREKAAIPFVEEIKKGLKDLNFLDVQFEMRFTKHDRYGLGGMDDAEFYMSTNPGEALKPMGMAASGGELSRIMLVIKTILAGQEDTPTLIFDEIDTGISGITAGKVAEKMRFIGKSRQVLCITHLAQIASKADAHYLIQKQAKENVTKTEIIPLSKENSIHELARLLGGDKMTASILESAKEMKELAMSEI; this is translated from the coding sequence ATGTTAGAAAATCTGCATGTAAAAAATCTGGCGTTGATTGATGAAGTTGAGGTTGATTTTCAGCCTGGATTAAATATTCTGACAGGAGAAACCGGAGCTGGAAAATCAATTTTATTAGGTTCTGTGAATCTGGCATTAGGTGGTAAATACAGTGCGGATATGCTTCGTACAGGAGCTAAATTCGGACTGGTGGAATTGACATTTACAATTGAAAATGAAAAGTTAGAAAAACAGCTCGAGGCAATGGATATTTATCCGGAAGATGGGCGGATTGTATTGAACCGAAAGCTGATGGAAGGAAGAAGTGTCAGTAAGATTAACGGAGAAACCGTAAATATGACGACGCTTCGTGAAGTGGCATGTATGCTGATTGACATTCATGAGCAGCATGTGCATCAGTCACTTCTTCATAAGAGAAATCATCTGGTTTTTCTGGATTTATATGCGAAAGATAAAATTGAGCCGTTGAAAGAAAAAGTTGCAAAGGCTTATCATACTTACATGGATTATCAGAAGAAGCTGGATAATTTCAGTATGGATGAGAGAGAACGGCAAAAGGAAATATCACTGGCAGAATTTGAAATACATGAAATAGAAGAGGCAAATCTTCAGGATGGCGAAGATGAAGATTTGGAACAGCTTTATCAGAGAATGGCAGCAGGTAAGAAAATCGCAGAAGCAATCAGTGAGGCTTATCAATATACCAGTGAAGATTCTTCTGGTAATGCAAGTGATTATTTAAGCAGGGCAATCCGAGCACTTCAGGATGTCTCATCAGTGGATGAACAAGGAATGTCTCTATACGACCAGCTGTCAGAAATTGATAGCTTATTAAATGATTTTAACAGAGAATTATCAGACTACGCAAAAAGCTTTGAATTTTCGGAAGAAGATTTTTATGAGACAGAGAATCGTTTGAATATCATTAATCGTTTAAAAACAAAATTTGGTAATTCTGTCAGTGAAGTTTTGGAATATTGTGAAGAAAAAAAACAGAGACTAAACGAACTGGAAGATTATGAAGCATGCATGAATGAGTTAAAAGAAAAATTGCAAAGTGCAGAAGAAGAATATGTGAAGCAGGCAAATGCATTGACAATGGAGCGTGAAAAAGCAGCAATTCCATTTGTTGAGGAAATAAAAAAAGGATTGAAAGATTTGAATTTTCTGGATGTGCAATTTGAAATGCGTTTTACAAAACATGATCGATATGGACTGGGTGGAATGGATGATGCTGAATTTTATATGTCAACCAATCCAGGTGAAGCCTTAAAACCAATGGGAATGGCAGCATCCGGTGGTGAACTGTCCAGAATTATGCTTGTAATTAAAACAATTCTTGCCGGGCAGGAAGATACACCAACGTTAATATTTGATGAGATTGATACGGGAATCAGTGGTATTACGGCAGGAAAAGTTGCAGAAAAGATGCGATTTATCGGAAAGTCCAGACAAGTTTTATGTATTACGCATCTGGCACAAATCGCATCAAAAGCAGATGCCCATTATTTGATTCAAAAGCAGGCAAAAGAAAACGTAACAAAAACAGAAATTATACCATTATCAAAAGAAAATTCAATTCATGAACTCGCGAGATTACTTGGAGGCGATAAGATGACAGCAAGTATTCTTGAGAGTGCAAAAGAGATGAAAGAATTGGCAATGAGTGAAATATAA
- the spoIVB gene encoding SpoIVB peptidase: MKQDRKKKILCVVILIITMAMFGKMGWNVSWAATQKEVTTEQLDEDVVLVGGMPIGIYMETDGVLVLNTQKIKGVDGKEYNPAKKQVKSGDYIIGINGVEIHDKKQLMEQVEKLNDQEVELSIYREQKNLNVKMKAVESAAKKYKLGIWVRDNVQGLGTITFLTKNSEFGALGHGIHDMDTSVLMKIANGRIYRTSIRSVVKGSEGTPGSMEGLIVYNRNNQLGSIKKNTEVGIYGILDDLNTLFEEQYAVQIAKKEEIRKGKATIRCFLDGEVKEYDVEILEIDKTPNEINKGITLQVTDSELLEKTGGIVQGMSGSPILQDGKLVGAVTHVFVNNSTKGYGIFAETMLKEAEKCNM; the protein is encoded by the coding sequence ATGAAACAGGACAGAAAGAAAAAAATCCTTTGCGTAGTTATTCTTATCATTACGATGGCGATGTTTGGAAAGATGGGCTGGAATGTATCTTGGGCAGCAACGCAAAAAGAGGTGACAACAGAGCAACTGGATGAAGATGTGGTTTTAGTAGGAGGGATGCCAATTGGAATTTACATGGAAACGGATGGGGTATTGGTCTTAAATACACAAAAAATAAAAGGCGTTGACGGAAAAGAGTATAATCCGGCTAAAAAACAAGTGAAGTCGGGAGACTATATTATCGGAATAAATGGAGTGGAAATTCATGATAAAAAGCAATTGATGGAACAGGTTGAAAAACTGAATGATCAGGAGGTAGAACTGTCAATATATAGAGAACAAAAGAATTTAAATGTAAAAATGAAAGCAGTAGAGTCTGCGGCAAAGAAATATAAACTGGGAATCTGGGTAAGAGATAATGTACAAGGTTTAGGAACAATTACATTTTTGACAAAAAACAGTGAATTCGGAGCACTCGGTCATGGAATCCATGATATGGATACAAGTGTATTGATGAAAATAGCAAATGGAAGAATATACAGAACAAGTATACGTTCAGTTGTGAAAGGGTCCGAGGGAACTCCGGGGAGCATGGAGGGACTTATTGTATATAATCGCAATAATCAATTAGGGTCGATTAAAAAGAATACAGAGGTTGGAATATATGGAATATTAGATGACTTAAATACATTATTTGAAGAACAATATGCTGTACAGATTGCAAAAAAAGAAGAAATTAGAAAAGGAAAAGCAACAATTCGTTGCTTTTTAGACGGAGAAGTGAAAGAATATGATGTCGAAATTTTGGAGATTGATAAGACACCGAATGAAATAAATAAAGGAATTACATTACAAGTTACAGATTCTGAATTGTTAGAAAAAACAGGTGGAATTGTGCAGGGAATGAGTGGTTCGCCAATACTTCAAGACGGAAAATTAGTCGGTGCAGTTACACATGTATTTGTTAATAATTCTACAAAGGGATATGGAATATTTGCAGAAACAATGTTGAAAGAAGCCGAAAAATGCAACATGTAA
- the argR gene encoding arginine repressor yields the protein MKVSRHAKIIELINQYDIETQEELADRLNQSGFKVTQATVSRDIRDLKLTKMSVDGGKQKYVIIKPEDGGMTEKYMRVLRDGYVSMDMAQNILVIKTVSGMAMAVAAAIDAMQWKEVVGCIAGDDTIMCAIRTVEDTTCVMDKIRKIATRG from the coding sequence ATGAAGGTTAGTCGTCATGCAAAAATAATTGAATTGATCAATCAGTATGATATTGAAACCCAGGAAGAATTGGCAGATCGTTTGAATCAATCCGGATTTAAAGTGACTCAGGCTACAGTTTCCAGAGATATTCGTGATCTAAAGCTGACGAAAATGTCAGTAGATGGAGGAAAACAGAAATACGTTATTATTAAGCCGGAAGATGGCGGTATGACGGAAAAATATATGAGGGTATTACGAGATGGGTATGTATCCATGGACATGGCACAAAATATACTTGTGATAAAAACTGTATCAGGAATGGCTATGGCAGTTGCGGCTGCTATAGATGCTATGCAGTGGAAAGAAGTGGTCGGATGTATTGCCGGAGATGATACGATTATGTGTGCAATCCGAACAGTAGAAGACACAACCTGTGTGATGGATAAGATTAGAAAAATTGCAACAAGAGGATAA
- a CDS encoding TlyA family RNA methyltransferase produces the protein MKERLDVLLVKRNLAESREKAKAIIMSGNVFVEGQREDKAGTTFPEEVQIEIKGHTLPYVSRGGLKLEKAMKVFDVTVEGKVCTDVGSSTGGFTDCMLQNGAVKVFAIDVGRGQLDWKLRQDERVVCMEKTNIRYVTPEDIGEPIDFSSIDVSFISLTKVLEPIRNYLTPEGEIVALIKPQFEAGREKVGKKGVVRERSTHHEVIEKVAQYAHSIGFEILNIDFSPIKGPEGNIEYLIHLKKCPDGQPPEISVDLSSVVDHAFEELAR, from the coding sequence ATGAAGGAACGATTAGACGTATTATTAGTAAAACGGAATCTTGCAGAATCTCGCGAGAAGGCAAAAGCGATTATTATGTCCGGTAATGTTTTTGTCGAGGGACAGCGAGAAGATAAAGCTGGTACGACATTTCCGGAAGAAGTACAGATTGAGATTAAGGGGCATACACTTCCGTATGTAAGTCGTGGTGGATTAAAACTGGAAAAAGCAATGAAAGTTTTTGATGTTACGGTAGAAGGTAAGGTATGTACAGATGTTGGTTCTTCAACAGGAGGTTTTACAGATTGTATGCTGCAAAACGGGGCAGTGAAAGTATTTGCAATTGATGTGGGAAGAGGTCAGTTGGATTGGAAACTTCGTCAGGATGAACGGGTTGTATGTATGGAAAAAACAAATATCCGTTATGTTACTCCGGAAGATATAGGAGAACCGATTGATTTTTCATCCATTGATGTATCATTCATATCATTGACAAAAGTATTGGAGCCGATTCGCAATTATTTAACACCGGAGGGTGAGATTGTGGCTTTGATTAAACCTCAGTTTGAAGCAGGAAGAGAAAAAGTTGGAAAGAAAGGGGTAGTCAGAGAGCGAAGCACACACCACGAAGTGATTGAAAAAGTTGCACAGTATGCACACTCGATAGGATTTGAAATATTAAATATTGATTTTTCGCCTATTAAAGGACCAGAGGGAAACATCGAATATTTGATTCATTTGAAAAAATGTCCAGATGGACAGCCGCCGGAAATTTCAGTAGATTTATCTAGTGTCGTGGATCATGCGTTCGAGGAGCTGGCACGTTGA
- the spo0A gene encoding sporulation transcription factor Spo0A: protein MEALKVAIADDNELMLDMLGELISSDKDLNIVGKAKNGEEICQIIKEQKPDVVLLDLIMPKMDGLTVMEYVNRDKAVSKQPSFIIVTAVGKEKITEDAFNRGADYYIMKPFNKQTLLNRIKDSRRTWRIPEKNINEIVEKNPISEESLLNTVTNMLHEIGIPAHIKGYHYLRDAIIMAVEDMEVLNAITKILYPTVAKKYQTTSSRVERAIRHAIEVAWSRGKLDTLDRLFGYTVSNGKGKPTNSEFIALIADTIQLEYKNK, encoded by the coding sequence ATGGAAGCATTGAAAGTGGCCATTGCCGACGATAATGAATTAATGCTGGATATGCTAGGAGAGCTAATTTCTTCAGATAAAGACTTAAACATTGTTGGAAAAGCAAAAAACGGAGAGGAGATTTGTCAGATAATCAAAGAACAGAAACCGGATGTTGTACTTTTAGATCTGATTATGCCGAAGATGGATGGACTTACTGTTATGGAATATGTAAATCGAGATAAAGCAGTAAGTAAACAGCCAAGTTTTATTATCGTTACAGCAGTGGGAAAAGAGAAAATTACAGAAGATGCTTTCAATCGCGGAGCAGATTATTATATTATGAAGCCGTTTAATAAACAAACATTATTAAATCGAATCAAGGATTCGCGCAGAACGTGGAGAATTCCGGAGAAAAATATAAATGAAATAGTAGAAAAGAATCCAATCAGTGAAGAATCATTACTCAATACAGTAACAAATATGTTGCATGAAATTGGAATTCCGGCACATATCAAAGGCTATCACTACCTGAGAGACGCTATTATAATGGCGGTAGAAGATATGGAAGTATTAAATGCAATTACAAAAATATTGTATCCTACTGTAGCAAAAAAGTATCAGACAACCTCGAGTCGTGTAGAGCGTGCAATTCGACATGCGATAGAAGTTGCGTGGAGCAGAGGTAAATTAGATACATTAGATCGTTTATTTGGATATACTGTCAGTAACGGAAAAGGAAAACCGACAAATTCTGAATTCATTGCCTTAATCGCAGATACCATCCAGTTAGAATATAAAAACAAATAA
- the dxs gene encoding 1-deoxy-D-xylulose-5-phosphate synthase — translation MVLEKIQKANDIKNLEPEELEVLAKEIRSFLIEKISCTGGHLASNLGVVELTMALHLALDFPEDKLIWDVGHQAYTHKLLTGRKAGFDDLRKYGGMSGFPKRKESDCDAFDTGHSSTSISAGLGYVAARDIQKQKYHVVSVIGDGSLTGGMAYEALNNAAHVKSNFIIVLNDNNMSISPNVGGVSNYLSGLRTATAYTELKRGVEDTLKKIPVKGEKLVSQIKKTKSGLKQFLVPGMFFEDMGITYLGPVDGHDIRKLYKVFSEAKRLNHAVLVHVLTKKGKGYLPAEENPSRFHGTPPFVIETGEAKQKSEKDSYTDVFSKVITDVGKKDEKVVTITAAMADGTGLNRFAKHFPDRFFDVGIAEEHALTFAAGLAAGGMKPVVALYSSFLQRAYDQAIHDVCLQNLPVVLAVDRAGLVGSDGETHQGLFDLSFLTTIPNMTIMSPKNRWEMADMVRYAIDFQYPIALRYPRGAAYEGFKEFRAPIEYGKSEMLYQESEIAIIFVGHMAKLAKDVREELKNRGYSCTLVNARFVKPLDKEMLVQLAANHRIYVTIEENVLSGGFGQQVLDCVERERLDVYVHSFGIPDDYVEHGNVDVLRKEVGLEKTNIVEKIITDYNIARNE, via the coding sequence ATGGTTTTAGAAAAGATTCAAAAAGCAAATGACATTAAAAACTTAGAGCCAGAGGAATTGGAAGTATTAGCTAAGGAGATCAGAAGCTTCTTGATTGAAAAAATAAGCTGCACCGGAGGGCATTTGGCCTCAAATTTAGGTGTAGTAGAGCTTACGATGGCACTGCATCTTGCACTTGATTTCCCGGAAGATAAATTAATCTGGGATGTAGGGCATCAGGCATATACGCATAAATTACTGACAGGACGTAAAGCTGGATTTGATGATCTGAGAAAATATGGCGGGATGAGCGGATTTCCAAAGCGCAAAGAAAGTGATTGTGATGCGTTTGATACCGGGCATAGTTCAACATCTATCTCAGCCGGACTTGGATATGTGGCAGCCAGAGACATCCAGAAACAGAAGTATCATGTTGTGTCTGTTATTGGAGACGGATCATTGACCGGAGGCATGGCATATGAGGCCTTGAACAATGCTGCACATGTAAAAAGTAATTTTATTATTGTTTTAAATGATAATAATATGTCCATTTCACCGAACGTAGGAGGTGTATCAAATTATTTGAGTGGGCTTCGCACAGCAACTGCTTATACAGAATTGAAGCGTGGCGTAGAAGATACGTTGAAAAAGATTCCTGTTAAGGGAGAAAAACTGGTTTCACAGATTAAAAAGACAAAGAGTGGATTGAAACAGTTTCTTGTGCCGGGAATGTTTTTTGAAGATATGGGGATTACGTATCTTGGACCGGTAGACGGACATGATATAAGAAAACTTTATAAAGTATTTAGTGAAGCAAAACGATTGAATCATGCTGTGCTTGTACATGTTCTTACGAAAAAGGGTAAAGGTTATTTACCGGCAGAGGAAAATCCATCCCGGTTTCATGGTACTCCGCCATTTGTTATTGAAACAGGGGAAGCAAAGCAGAAATCCGAAAAGGATTCTTATACAGATGTATTTTCAAAAGTAATAACAGATGTTGGAAAGAAAGATGAAAAGGTCGTAACGATTACAGCTGCAATGGCAGATGGAACAGGGTTAAACCGATTTGCAAAACATTTTCCGGACAGATTCTTTGATGTGGGAATAGCAGAGGAGCATGCACTGACATTTGCAGCAGGACTGGCGGCTGGTGGTATGAAGCCTGTCGTAGCATTGTATTCTTCATTTTTACAGCGTGCCTATGATCAGGCAATTCATGATGTCTGTCTCCAGAATCTTCCGGTTGTGCTTGCCGTAGATCGTGCCGGTCTGGTTGGAAGTGACGGGGAAACGCATCAGGGACTTTTTGACTTGTCATTTTTAACAACGATTCCAAATATGACGATCATGTCTCCGAAAAATCGCTGGGAGATGGCTGATATGGTTCGCTATGCAATTGATTTTCAATATCCGATTGCACTTCGATATCCAAGAGGAGCAGCATACGAAGGCTTTAAAGAATTCCGGGCGCCGATTGAATATGGTAAAAGTGAGATGTTGTATCAGGAATCCGAGATTGCAATTATTTTTGTTGGACATATGGCAAAGCTGGCCAAAGATGTCAGAGAAGAATTGAAAAACAGAGGATATTCTTGTACGTTGGTCAATGCGAGATTTGTAAAACCATTAGACAAAGAGATGCTCGTACAATTGGCTGCAAACCATCGTATATATGTGACAATTGAAGAAAATGTCCTGTCCGGTGGATTTGGTCAGCAGGTATTGGATTGTGTGGAGCGTGAAAGATTAGATGTTTATGTACACAGTTTTGGAATTCCGGATGATTATGTAGAGCATGGCAATGTAGATGTACTGCGAAAAGAAGTTGGTCTGGAGAAAACAAACATAGTTGAAAAAATTATTACAGATTATAATATAGCAAGGAATGAATAA